The following proteins are co-located in the Tardibacter chloracetimidivorans genome:
- a CDS encoding P-loop NTPase, translated as MPDDRGRAVGGRIGGAAMIAQIERVSRHMNTPDTSAQDNGRRPVVVAVASGKGGVGKTHVSVNVAVSLARGGKRVMLFDADLGLANAGVVLGLPAQATVEDALSGKAPLADIVQAGPGGIGLISGGSGDASLAVLDDDVQQRLCGAFRVFEDELDYLVIDTAAGIAPIVTGFVERADLAVIVINDEPASFIDGYGLLKALAARGRCRRALVLTNMTTSEAAGRHLFQRFKAVAEKFLDIALDHLGSIPADPHVRRAALRKKCVVEAYPLTSAGQAFNRIAWEIDKRTRTEAFAFTANSFFEGENARAA; from the coding sequence GTGCCGGATGATCGCGGCCGCGCTGTCGGCGGGCGGATCGGCGGCGCTGCAATGATCGCTCAAATCGAAAGGGTTTCCCGCCACATGAACACGCCCGACACCTCGGCTCAGGACAATGGCAGGCGCCCGGTGGTGGTGGCGGTTGCAAGCGGCAAGGGCGGGGTCGGCAAGACTCATGTGTCGGTCAATGTCGCGGTGTCGCTCGCACGGGGCGGCAAAAGGGTGATGCTGTTCGACGCCGACCTTGGCCTTGCCAATGCCGGTGTCGTGCTGGGCCTGCCCGCGCAGGCGACGGTGGAAGATGCGCTGTCGGGCAAGGCCCCGCTCGCCGACATCGTCCAGGCCGGGCCGGGTGGCATCGGCCTCATCAGTGGTGGATCGGGTGACGCGAGCCTTGCCGTTCTGGACGACGATGTGCAGCAAAGGTTGTGCGGCGCGTTCCGCGTGTTCGAGGATGAACTCGATTATCTGGTGATCGACACTGCGGCCGGAATCGCGCCGATCGTCACCGGCTTTGTCGAACGGGCCGATCTTGCGGTCATCGTCATCAACGACGAGCCCGCCAGCTTCATCGACGGCTATGGCCTGTTGAAGGCGCTTGCCGCCCGCGGCCGGTGCAGGCGCGCGCTGGTCCTGACCAACATGACGACGAGCGAGGCGGCGGGGCGGCATCTGTTCCAGCGGTTCAAGGCGGTGGCAGAAAAGTTTCTCGACATCGCGCTTGATCATCTGGGTTCGATCCCGGCCGATCCGCATGTCCGCCGCGCCGCGCTTCGCAAGAAATGCGTGGTGGAAGCCTATCCGCTGACCTCGGCCGGTCAGGCCTTCAACCGCATTGCATGGGAAATCGACAAGCGGACCCGGACGGAAGCCTTCGCCTTCACCGCCAATTCCTTCTTCGAGGGTGAGAATGCACGCGCAGCCTGA
- the flhA gene encoding flagellar biosynthesis protein FlhA, with the protein MTTAALQMNRTIWAGAGRAAMLPLGILLLVVLMVVPIAPFLLDVFFILNIMIALAVLMVSLNTQKPLDFSSFPTVLLFATLLRLALNVASTRVVLVNGHTGPDAAGQVIEAFGHFLIGGDYVVGLFVFMILIIINLVVITKGAGRVSEVSARFTLDALPGKQMAIDADLNAGLLTPDEAKSRRQEVATEADFYGSMDGASKFVKGDAIAGLLILAVNIIGGLILGTVQHGLTMAEAGSNYILLAIGDGLVAQVPALMLSIAAAVIVTRVSSPLDLTGQMSSQFGSAAAWTPVAAILALLGVLPGMPQMIILPAAGLAAYAAWRLKKAQSASAAPETADAAVADPARESQINWEDVTDNVQISVEIGYGLIGLVDEKLSAPLMGRLTGIRRQLSREFGFVVPPIRVRDNMSLAPHAYRVLVSGVVHGEDEVSPNDMLALDSGLVHASVSGRAVKDPTFGLEALWIPAEQKDQAVASGYTVVDASTVVATHVNQILQSQSCQLLGQDEVQKLLDTLQAAAPQLVGNITKALSLQTITQVLQTLLDESVPVRDFRRIVEALAGAAHRTQDPAELTELIRPALGGLIVQRLCGLKDQLKIITLDGDLEQLLVSSVRADPSGAYPLDPALSQRILTALGEAAKPLLADGTTFAVVTTPLVRRPLFQLLRQHLPDVTVLSFYEIPDSRQVQVVAVVGRGTE; encoded by the coding sequence ATGACGACCGCCGCATTGCAGATGAACCGGACGATCTGGGCCGGTGCGGGCAGGGCGGCGATGCTGCCGCTCGGCATATTGCTGCTGGTCGTGCTGATGGTGGTGCCGATCGCGCCGTTCCTCCTCGACGTGTTCTTCATCCTCAACATCATGATCGCGCTTGCGGTGCTGATGGTGTCGCTCAATACGCAGAAGCCGCTCGATTTCTCGTCCTTCCCGACCGTGTTGCTGTTCGCCACGCTGCTCCGCCTGGCGCTGAACGTCGCCTCGACCCGGGTGGTGCTGGTCAACGGCCACACCGGGCCTGACGCTGCGGGACAGGTGATCGAGGCCTTCGGCCATTTCCTGATCGGCGGCGACTATGTCGTCGGCTTGTTCGTCTTCATGATCCTGATCATCATCAATCTGGTCGTCATCACCAAGGGCGCGGGTCGCGTGTCCGAAGTGTCGGCGCGCTTCACGCTCGATGCGTTGCCCGGCAAGCAGATGGCGATCGACGCCGATCTCAACGCCGGGCTGCTGACCCCGGACGAGGCCAAGTCGCGGCGGCAGGAAGTCGCGACCGAGGCCGATTTCTACGGATCGATGGACGGCGCATCCAAGTTCGTGAAGGGCGATGCGATCGCGGGTCTTTTGATCCTTGCGGTCAACATCATCGGCGGGCTGATCCTGGGCACGGTGCAGCATGGCCTGACGATGGCCGAGGCCGGGTCCAACTATATATTGCTGGCGATCGGCGACGGCCTTGTCGCGCAGGTGCCCGCGCTGATGCTTTCGATTGCGGCGGCCGTCATCGTCACCCGCGTTTCCTCGCCGCTGGACCTGACCGGCCAGATGTCCAGCCAGTTCGGTTCGGCCGCCGCATGGACTCCGGTTGCGGCCATCCTCGCATTGCTGGGCGTGCTGCCCGGCATGCCGCAGATGATCATCCTGCCTGCCGCCGGTCTTGCGGCCTATGCCGCCTGGCGGCTGAAGAAGGCGCAATCCGCATCCGCCGCGCCGGAAACGGCCGATGCGGCCGTCGCCGATCCGGCGCGAGAATCGCAGATCAACTGGGAAGACGTGACCGACAATGTCCAGATCAGCGTCGAGATCGGCTATGGGCTGATCGGGCTGGTGGACGAAAAGCTCAGCGCCCCGCTGATGGGCCGCCTCACCGGCATCCGCCGCCAGCTGTCGCGCGAGTTTGGCTTCGTCGTCCCGCCCATTCGCGTGCGCGACAATATGAGCCTTGCCCCTCATGCCTATCGCGTGCTCGTGTCGGGCGTCGTGCACGGCGAGGACGAGGTTTCGCCCAACGACATGCTGGCGCTCGATTCCGGCCTCGTCCATGCGTCGGTTTCCGGGCGCGCCGTCAAGGATCCGACGTTCGGCCTGGAAGCACTCTGGATTCCGGCCGAGCAGAAGGACCAGGCCGTCGCCAGCGGCTATACGGTCGTCGATGCGTCGACGGTGGTCGCAACGCACGTCAACCAGATCCTCCAGAGCCAGTCCTGCCAGCTTCTCGGTCAGGACGAAGTGCAAAAGCTGCTCGACACCCTGCAGGCGGCAGCACCCCAGCTTGTCGGCAATATCACCAAGGCGCTGTCGCTCCAGACGATCACGCAGGTGCTCCAGACGCTGCTCGACGAAAGCGTGCCCGTCCGCGATTTCCGGCGGATTGTGGAGGCTCTGGCAGGGGCCGCGCACCGGACACAAGACCCGGCCGAGCTGACCGAGCTTATCCGCCCGGCCTTGGGCGGACTGATCGTGCAGCGGCTGTGCGGGCTGAAGGACCAGCTCAAGATCATCACGCTGGACGGCGATCTGGAACAGCTTCTGGTGTCGTCTGTGCGGGCCGATCCTAGCGGCGCCTATCCGCTGGACCCGGCGCTTTCGCAACGCATCCTGACGGCGCTTGGCGAAGCCGCCAAGCCGCTGCTCGCAGATGGCACGACTTTTGCTGTGGTTACGACGCCGCTCGTGCGCAGGCCGCTGTTCCAACTCCTGCGCCAGCATCTGCCGGATGTGACGGTGCTGTCCTTCTACGAGATACCGGACAGCCGTCAGGTTCAGGTGGTGGCCGTGGTCGGCCGCGGCACGGAATAA
- a CDS encoding flagellin N-terminal helical domain-containing protein, whose product MTVINTNTSALRAQNASRLAEMNLSRAMERLSSGKRINSARDDAAGLAVASRMTAEIRGLGAAIRNANDGISLAQTAEGAMGEVTNMLQRMKELSVQSANGTLSDGDKDNLQAEFAELIAQIDDIANRTTFNGVALADGTNATVSIQTGTSAGETVDVTLSDLTAATLAIDALDIGSAGDADAAMTAIDAALDTVTTARATLGAVQNRLDATVNSLTDRATNLTESRSRIEDTDFSAETTNLAKSQILSQAATAMLAQANQSQQNVLSLLR is encoded by the coding sequence ATGACTGTTATCAACACCAACACTTCGGCGCTTCGGGCTCAGAACGCCTCGCGCCTCGCTGAAATGAACCTTTCGCGTGCAATGGAACGCCTGTCTTCGGGCAAGCGCATCAACTCCGCTCGCGACGACGCCGCCGGCCTTGCCGTCGCATCGCGTATGACTGCGGAAATCCGTGGCCTTGGCGCTGCGATCCGCAACGCAAATGACGGCATCTCGCTGGCCCAGACGGCCGAAGGCGCGATGGGCGAAGTCACCAACATGCTTCAGCGCATGAAGGAACTTTCGGTCCAGTCGGCCAACGGAACGCTGAGCGACGGCGACAAGGACAATCTGCAGGCCGAATTCGCCGAGCTGATCGCACAGATCGACGACATCGCCAACCGCACCACCTTCAACGGCGTTGCGCTGGCTGACGGCACCAACGCCACCGTCTCGATCCAGACCGGCACCAGCGCCGGCGAGACCGTGGACGTCACGCTGTCCGACCTGACGGCGGCGACGCTTGCGATCGACGCGTTAGACATCGGCTCCGCCGGTGACGCGGACGCCGCGATGACCGCCATCGACGCTGCGCTCGACACGGTGACAACCGCACGGGCAACGCTGGGCGCGGTTCAGAACCGCCTCGACGCCACCGTCAACAGCCTGACCGACCGCGCCACGAACCTGACGGAATCGCGTTCGCGGATCGAAGACACGGATTTCTCGGCAGAGACGACCAATCTCGCCAAGTCGCAGATCCTGTCCCAGGCCGCCACCGCAATGCTCGCCCAGGCGAACCAGTCGCAGCAGAACGTGCTGTCGCTGCTCCGCTAA
- the ygfZ gene encoding CAF17-like 4Fe-4S cluster assembly/insertion protein YgfZ: MPNTTLSNRAVIRLSGEGVRDFLQGLVTNDVALLAPARPVWAGLLSAQGKALFDFILWADGEDVLIDCEAARADELAKRLTLYRLRRPIVIGRGDALAVHWSAEGEAGSPDPRLAALGRRWIAPADGEAADYDERRIALGVAEGTAELGVDKTLWLEANAVELNGVSFSKGCYVGQENTARMHHRDKLRRRLLPVKIVGAPGDEAELRTGEGKAAGELRSQVGDVGMAWLRMEHADGVLTVGSAEAEVIWPQWLQDQTAASA; encoded by the coding sequence ATGCCCAACACCACCCTTTCGAACCGCGCCGTGATCCGCCTGTCGGGCGAAGGCGTTCGGGATTTCCTGCAAGGCCTCGTCACCAATGATGTGGCGCTGCTCGCCCCCGCGCGGCCGGTGTGGGCGGGGTTGCTGTCCGCGCAGGGCAAGGCGCTGTTCGATTTCATCCTCTGGGCGGACGGCGAGGACGTGCTGATCGACTGCGAGGCAGCGCGCGCCGACGAACTGGCGAAGCGGCTGACGCTCTATCGCCTGCGCAGGCCCATCGTCATCGGCCGCGGCGATGCGTTGGCGGTCCATTGGTCGGCGGAAGGGGAGGCGGGAAGTCCCGATCCTCGCCTGGCGGCGCTGGGCCGCCGCTGGATCGCACCCGCCGATGGCGAGGCCGCGGACTATGACGAACGCCGCATCGCGCTTGGCGTGGCGGAAGGGACAGCCGAGCTGGGCGTGGACAAGACCTTGTGGCTGGAAGCCAATGCCGTCGAGCTGAACGGCGTCAGCTTTTCCAAGGGCTGCTATGTCGGGCAGGAGAACACCGCGCGCATGCACCATCGCGACAAGCTGCGCCGCCGCCTGCTGCCGGTGAAGATCGTCGGCGCGCCGGGCGACGAGGCGGAGTTGCGGACCGGCGAGGGAAAGGCTGCGGGCGAGCTGCGATCACAGGTCGGCGATGTCGGCATGGCATGGCTGCGGATGGAACATGCCGACGGCGTGCTGACCGTCGGGAGCGCGGAGGCCGAGGTGATCTGGCCGCAATGGCTGCAGGATCAGACCGCCGCCAGCGCCTGA
- a CDS encoding dihydroorotase codes for MPQTYDLILKNGRVFTPGGLAETSIGVRDGRIAAIGASGDAGEVIDCAGLVVLPGAIDTQVHFREPGLEQKEDLESGSRAAVLGGITGVFEMPNTKPNTDTADALADKLKRAAGRMWCEHAFYVGATNANARHLDELEMLPGAAGIKVFMGASTGDLLVSEDDVLAEVLASGRRRVAIHAEDEARMQARMGERVEGEPSSHPVWRDDESAILATRRILKLAREARRRIHVLHVTTPAELELLGRNKDIASCEVTPQHLTLAAEDAYPRLGSHAQMNPPIRSAAHRDGLWHWLDQGVPDVIGSDHAPHTLEEKAKPYPASPSGMPGVQTLLPLMLNHVAEGRLTLERLVDLTAFGPQRLFGLTGKGRIAMGYDADFSIVDLKSRWTIEESWLASRCGWSPFTGMRITGRPVGTIIRGNRVMWDGQLADQAAGQPFRFDETIRA; via the coding sequence ATGCCCCAGACCTATGACCTCATCCTCAAGAACGGCCGCGTGTTCACGCCCGGTGGACTGGCGGAGACCAGCATCGGCGTGAGGGACGGCAGGATCGCCGCGATCGGCGCATCCGGCGATGCAGGCGAAGTCATCGACTGCGCCGGTCTTGTCGTCCTTCCAGGCGCGATCGACACGCAGGTTCACTTCCGCGAGCCGGGGCTGGAGCAGAAGGAAGACCTTGAGTCCGGCAGCCGCGCTGCCGTGCTTGGCGGAATCACCGGCGTCTTTGAAATGCCGAACACCAAGCCCAACACCGACACTGCCGACGCGCTCGCCGACAAGCTGAAGCGCGCCGCGGGCCGCATGTGGTGCGAGCATGCCTTTTATGTCGGGGCGACCAACGCCAACGCGCGCCACCTGGACGAACTTGAAATGCTACCGGGTGCGGCGGGCATAAAGGTGTTCATGGGCGCATCGACCGGCGACCTGCTGGTGTCGGAAGACGATGTGCTTGCCGAAGTGCTCGCCAGCGGCCGCCGCCGCGTCGCCATCCATGCCGAGGACGAAGCGCGGATGCAGGCCCGCATGGGGGAGCGGGTGGAAGGCGAACCGTCCAGTCACCCCGTCTGGCGCGACGATGAAAGCGCGATCCTCGCCACCCGCCGAATCCTGAAGCTGGCGCGCGAGGCACGGCGTCGTATCCATGTCCTGCACGTCACCACGCCCGCCGAGCTGGAGCTGCTGGGCCGGAACAAGGACATCGCAAGCTGCGAGGTGACGCCGCAGCACCTGACGCTTGCGGCGGAAGACGCCTATCCCCGGCTTGGCTCCCACGCCCAGATGAACCCGCCGATCCGTTCAGCCGCGCACCGCGACGGGCTGTGGCACTGGCTCGATCAGGGCGTGCCCGACGTCATCGGATCGGACCACGCCCCCCACACGCTGGAGGAAAAGGCGAAGCCCTATCCGGCGTCCCCCAGCGGAATGCCCGGCGTGCAGACGCTGCTGCCGCTGATGCTGAACCATGTCGCCGAGGGGCGGCTGACGCTGGAACGGCTGGTGGATCTGACCGCCTTCGGCCCCCAGCGACTGTTCGGCCTGACCGGCAAGGGACGCATCGCCATGGGCTATGACGCCGATTTTTCCATCGTCGACCTGAAATCCCGCTGGACGATTGAGGAAAGCTGGCTGGCGAGCCGGTGCGGCTGGTCCCCCTTCACCGGGATGCGGATCACGGGCAGGCCCGTGGGCACGATCATCAGGGGCAATCGCGTGATGTGGGACGGTCAGCTTGCCGATCAGGCGGCCGGGCAGCCGTTCCGCTTCGACGAGACGATCAGGGCATAG
- a CDS encoding sigma-70 family RNA polymerase sigma factor, producing the protein MHAQPDIRSAGDLVYSRAPAARPSPQKLVETHLGLVRKIAWHVHGHVSSAIEVGDLVQIGTVALLEAARNFEERGVAAFSSYATTRIRGAMIDQLRRQANMCRSALVRRRRLNAARKEAEVVLGRSPTQVELAARMGISIEELLREIDATQGVQYENLDDIYSDHSEWFVDDGETPADALERADLERALAAGIRNLPEREAMVLQLYYVEELNLDEIGEVLGVGAARVCQIKKVALDRMRGQLSEWTE; encoded by the coding sequence ATGCACGCGCAGCCTGACATAAGGTCGGCAGGCGATCTCGTCTATTCGCGGGCGCCCGCCGCCCGCCCGTCTCCACAAAAGCTGGTGGAGACGCACCTGGGCCTTGTCCGCAAGATCGCGTGGCATGTGCATGGCCATGTCAGCTCGGCGATAGAGGTGGGCGATCTGGTGCAGATCGGCACCGTCGCCCTGCTGGAGGCGGCGCGCAATTTCGAGGAACGCGGCGTGGCGGCCTTTTCCTCCTACGCAACCACCCGCATCCGTGGCGCGATGATCGACCAGCTTCGGCGGCAGGCGAACATGTGCCGCAGCGCGCTGGTGCGGCGAAGGAGGCTGAACGCTGCCCGCAAGGAAGCCGAGGTCGTCCTCGGCCGCTCGCCGACGCAGGTCGAGCTTGCGGCCCGCATGGGCATATCGATCGAGGAACTGCTGCGCGAGATCGACGCCACCCAGGGCGTGCAATATGAAAATCTGGACGACATCTATTCCGATCATTCGGAATGGTTCGTCGATGATGGCGAAACGCCCGCCGATGCGCTGGAGCGCGCCGATCTGGAACGGGCGCTGGCGGCCGGCATCCGCAACCTGCCCGAACGCGAGGCGATGGTCCTCCAGCTTTACTATGTCGAGGAACTGAACCTCGACGAGATCGGCGAGGTGCTGGGCGTCGGCGCGGCGCGCGTCTGCCAGATCAAGAAGGTGGCGCTGGACCGGATGCGCGGCCAGCTTTCCGAATGGACCGAATAG
- the flgM gene encoding flagellar biosynthesis anti-sigma factor FlgM, whose protein sequence is MIDGIAGRPAGLGGPSPRLEASVPEAGGAARPAEAAALQAPARAELSPLATEARDAASAPIDKARVAELREAIASGSYKVDPERIAAKMVELDLGWADKDGAA, encoded by the coding sequence ATGATCGACGGAATTGCAGGGCGTCCGGCCGGGCTTGGCGGTCCGTCTCCGCGGCTGGAGGCGTCCGTCCCCGAAGCTGGTGGAGCGGCCCGGCCAGCAGAAGCCGCCGCGTTGCAAGCACCGGCGCGCGCGGAACTGTCGCCGCTTGCGACCGAGGCGCGCGATGCCGCGTCCGCGCCAATCGACAAGGCGCGCGTCGCAGAACTGCGCGAGGCCATCGCCAGCGGCAGCTACAAGGTTGATCCCGAGAGGATCGCCGCGAAGATGGTCGAGCTTGATCTCGGCTGGGCGGACAAGGACGGCGCGGCATGA
- a CDS encoding glutathione S-transferase family protein, producing the protein MTLEVYGHPFSSYCQKVFIALYENATPFDFRMIDPDHPENAAEWARLWPLKRFPLLVDNGRPVMEATVIIEHLGLHHPGPVELVPADPKAALPVRAMDRFFDNYIMTPMQRIVGDSLRPAEARDSFGVSEARTLLDTAYQWLDDRMSGGQWAAGDSFTLADCAAAPSLFYADWAHPMDGRFPHVAAYRQRLLARPSVARAVDEARPYRSFFPLGAPDRD; encoded by the coding sequence ATGACACTCGAGGTTTATGGCCACCCCTTTTCCTCCTACTGCCAGAAGGTCTTCATCGCGCTCTACGAGAACGCGACCCCGTTCGACTTCCGGATGATAGACCCCGATCACCCGGAGAATGCGGCGGAATGGGCGAGGCTCTGGCCGCTGAAGCGCTTTCCGCTGCTGGTCGACAACGGCCGCCCGGTCATGGAGGCGACGGTCATCATCGAGCATCTGGGCCTTCATCATCCCGGCCCGGTGGAGCTTGTCCCGGCCGATCCGAAGGCCGCGCTTCCCGTCAGGGCGATGGACCGCTTCTTCGACAACTACATCATGACGCCGATGCAACGGATCGTCGGCGACAGCCTGCGCCCCGCCGAGGCGCGTGACTCCTTCGGCGTTTCCGAAGCGCGGACGCTGCTCGACACCGCCTATCAGTGGCTGGACGACCGGATGAGCGGCGGCCAATGGGCGGCCGGGGACAGCTTCACCCTTGCCGATTGCGCCGCAGCGCCTTCGTTATTCTATGCCGACTGGGCGCATCCCATGGATGGCCGCTTCCCACATGTGGCCGCTTACCGGCAGCGCCTGCTCGCGCGCCCGTCCGTCGCGCGCGCCGTAGACGAGGCGCGGCCGTATCGAAGCTTTTTTCCGCTGGGCGCGCCCGACCGGGATTGA
- the flgA gene encoding flagellar basal body P-ring formation chaperone FlgA, protein MTERTGLAFAATLLALAILQVAAVGASARGYEDMTRLEQRIAEFASRGGGHRQPRLDRRLRLSGCDVLPELLWYGTGESTVLVRCGGPESWQIYVPVVVAHDAPAAAAQRNGTVVVTRPVPRGAALTAADLKVEPATAVPGGVSDIGDVTGKIAVRALNPGEPVRAKLIATAPAVKRGDPVIIKTGSPGFEISAEGVAEQDGAPGSRIKVKNAASGGRVQAIVGGPGIVFLPGYKNARTGRE, encoded by the coding sequence ATGACTGAACGAACAGGCCTGGCCTTTGCTGCAACCTTGCTCGCGCTCGCTATTTTGCAGGTGGCGGCAGTGGGCGCATCGGCGCGCGGCTATGAGGACATGACCCGGCTGGAACAGCGCATAGCGGAGTTCGCGAGCCGGGGCGGCGGCCATCGCCAGCCGCGCCTCGATCGGCGGCTCAGGCTTTCGGGCTGCGACGTGCTTCCCGAACTGCTCTGGTACGGCACGGGCGAAAGCACGGTGCTGGTACGCTGCGGCGGGCCGGAATCCTGGCAGATTTATGTGCCGGTGGTGGTGGCACATGATGCTCCGGCCGCGGCGGCGCAGCGCAACGGAACCGTGGTCGTCACCCGTCCTGTGCCGCGCGGGGCGGCGCTGACGGCGGCCGATCTGAAGGTCGAGCCCGCAACCGCCGTGCCCGGCGGCGTTTCCGACATTGGCGATGTGACGGGGAAGATCGCGGTTCGCGCGCTCAATCCGGGCGAGCCGGTGCGGGCGAAGCTGATCGCGACCGCGCCTGCCGTGAAACGGGGCGATCCGGTCATCATCAAGACGGGATCGCCGGGCTTCGAGATTTCCGCCGAAGGCGTGGCCGAGCAGGACGGCGCGCCCGGCAGCCGCATCAAGGTGAAAAACGCGGCGTCCGGCGGCCGGGTGCAGGCGATTGTTGGCGGGCCGGGAATTGTTTTTCTGCCGGGCTATAAAAATGCGCGGACCGGTCGTGAATAG
- a CDS encoding flagellar assembly protein T N-terminal domain-containing protein gives MIRRAIVALSMLVASPAIAREQVVEATGVAPLSGDPAQARWRAIGDALRQAIAAGGMDMRAATLIDRNVIRSDAMWATAQARVTGYRLTDEWREAGLMKVSISATIAPIDAPSCGADPLPPVHLGEMRLDVDPALDPAAADPLVAQFRYALRRAFGADPSDATLGPAAVPLSVATRSWDRYSVLAYGNAPGSGVYVRPYVRLTGRAVSGPGLVKGRRMDALLGLELLDAARGTLLGRAERDGDWTLASRGWDYLPADYRPARRATSPDVRGMIGRLIEDARELVRCRPVAIRIAGRQGDDLLLGGGSDSGLKVGDLLRVGGPTVDASESLDWPMAQVVSLGDSTARARLFDPASRGNAGHVATRMR, from the coding sequence ATGATCCGCAGGGCCATTGTTGCGCTTTCGATGTTGGTCGCATCCCCCGCCATTGCGCGCGAACAGGTGGTGGAAGCGACCGGCGTCGCGCCGCTGTCCGGCGATCCGGCGCAGGCGCGCTGGCGGGCGATCGGCGACGCGCTTCGCCAGGCGATCGCAGCGGGCGGGATGGACATGCGCGCCGCCACGCTCATCGACCGCAACGTCATCCGCTCGGACGCGATGTGGGCGACCGCCCAGGCGCGTGTCACCGGCTATCGCCTGACCGACGAATGGCGCGAGGCGGGGCTGATGAAGGTCAGCATCTCGGCCACCATCGCGCCGATCGATGCACCATCGTGCGGGGCCGATCCGCTCCCGCCGGTGCATCTGGGCGAAATGCGGCTGGACGTGGACCCGGCGCTTGATCCCGCCGCGGCCGATCCGCTGGTCGCGCAGTTCCGATATGCGCTTCGCCGCGCCTTCGGGGCTGACCCGAGCGACGCGACGCTTGGCCCGGCGGCGGTGCCATTGTCGGTGGCGACAAGAAGCTGGGATCGCTATTCCGTGCTCGCCTATGGCAATGCGCCGGGCAGCGGCGTTTATGTTCGCCCCTATGTGCGGCTGACCGGGCGCGCGGTGTCGGGGCCGGGGCTGGTCAAAGGCAGGCGCATGGACGCGCTGCTGGGCCTTGAACTGCTGGATGCGGCGCGCGGCACATTGCTTGGCCGGGCGGAACGCGACGGCGACTGGACGCTCGCCTCGCGCGGATGGGACTATCTGCCCGCCGACTATCGCCCCGCGCGGCGCGCCACCTCGCCGGACGTGCGCGGGATGATCGGCCGCCTGATCGAGGATGCGCGCGAACTGGTCCGCTGCCGCCCGGTGGCGATCCGAATAGCAGGGCGGCAGGGCGACGATCTGCTGCTGGGCGGTGGAAGCGATTCCGGGCTGAAGGTGGGCGATCTTCTCCGCGTCGGCGGGCCGACGGTCGATGCGTCGGAAAGCCTCGACTGGCCGATGGCGCAGGTCGTTTCCCTTGGTGATTCAACTGCCCGCGCGCGGCTGTTCGACCCCGCAAGTCGCGGAAATGCGGGACATGTCGCAACGCGGATGCGCTAG
- a CDS encoding LPP20 family lipoprotein → MKRALLVLFVGLAAAGGLAPIAVARETVLPAPRVITGVGYAPISSQPATTDEERRLLAIRASQLAAMRNLAEQIHGLRVESSSRAAGSTIQSDRISATVSGVVSGARIVKITPKGDDAYETVVEVERAAEGAKQ, encoded by the coding sequence ATGAAACGCGCTTTGCTTGTCCTTTTCGTCGGTCTGGCCGCAGCGGGCGGACTTGCGCCCATCGCCGTCGCTCGCGAGACCGTGCTGCCCGCGCCCAGGGTCATCACCGGGGTCGGCTATGCGCCGATCTCGTCCCAGCCCGCCACCACCGATGAGGAGCGGCGGCTGCTGGCGATCCGGGCCTCGCAGCTTGCTGCGATGCGCAACCTTGCCGAACAGATCCATGGCCTGAGGGTAGAAAGCAGCTCGCGCGCGGCTGGCTCCACCATCCAGTCGGACCGGATCAGCGCGACGGTGAGCGGGGTCGTGTCCGGGGCGCGGATCGTGAAGATCACGCCCAAGGGCGACGACGCCTATGAAACGGTGGTCGAGGTGGAACGCGCGGCGGAAGGCGCGAAGCAATGA